The following proteins are encoded in a genomic region of Phycisphaerae bacterium:
- a CDS encoding branched-chain amino acid ABC transporter permease — translation MTKLIQTLIDGFAVGGLYALIALGYTMVYGILKFINFAHSDIFVLGAWLSFVVAAHVLGLGLDAVGPAAAPWWAGIVVLVAAMAACGAVGFIIERLAYKPLRHAPRLNVLITAIGVSLLLQNTGQLRVFFGPYPKSMPRLLPDVTIVEFAGVKLPLVDVVVMGLALALMLALEWLIFRTKIGRGMRAVSYNTQNASLMGVNVSAIISFTFVLGSALAAAAGFLYGMKYPAALKQPADVAWVMLGLKAFVAAVVGGIGNVRGAMFGGFLIGLLEFFGAAYLDPLYRDVYVFSLLILVLLFRPSGLLGRSTVEKV, via the coding sequence GTGACCAAGCTGATTCAAACCCTGATCGACGGGTTCGCCGTCGGTGGCCTGTATGCGTTGATCGCCCTGGGCTACACGATGGTGTATGGCATCCTGAAGTTCATCAATTTCGCGCATAGCGACATCTTCGTCCTGGGGGCCTGGCTCTCGTTCGTCGTCGCGGCGCACGTGCTCGGGCTGGGCCTTGATGCCGTGGGGCCGGCGGCGGCGCCGTGGTGGGCCGGAATCGTCGTGCTGGTGGCGGCCATGGCGGCGTGCGGCGCGGTGGGGTTCATCATCGAGCGCCTGGCCTACAAGCCGCTGCGCCATGCGCCGCGCTTGAATGTCCTGATCACGGCGATCGGCGTGTCGCTGCTGCTCCAGAACACCGGGCAGCTCCGGGTGTTCTTCGGCCCGTATCCGAAGAGTATGCCGCGGCTGCTGCCGGACGTGACGATCGTCGAGTTCGCCGGCGTGAAACTGCCGCTGGTCGACGTGGTGGTGATGGGCCTGGCGCTGGCGCTAATGCTGGCGCTGGAGTGGCTGATCTTCCGGACCAAGATCGGGCGCGGGATGCGGGCGGTCTCCTACAACACGCAGAACGCGTCGCTGATGGGCGTGAACGTGAGTGCGATCATCTCGTTCACGTTCGTGCTGGGCTCCGCGCTGGCCGCCGCCGCCGGGTTCCTGTACGGGATGAAATACCCCGCGGCCCTGAAGCAGCCGGCCGACGTGGCGTGGGTCATGCTGGGCTTGAAGGCGTTCGTGGCCGCGGTGGTGGGGGGCATCGGCAACGTGCGCGGGGCCATGTTCGGTGGCTTCCTCATCGGGTTGCTCGAATTCTTCGGCGCCGCATACCTGGACCCGTTGTACCGGGACGTATACGTATTCTCGCTGTTGATCCTCGTGTTGTTGTTCCGGCCGAGCGGGCTGCTGGGTCGCTCGACGGTGGAGAAGGTATGA